One Setaria viridis chromosome 7, Setaria_viridis_v4.0, whole genome shotgun sequence genomic region harbors:
- the LOC117863739 gene encoding GDSL esterase/lipase At5g41890, whose product MYISLCKRRVHTQEAWQCHVHGNIFNLRDISQLATCKHKMALSRALCCSSLIATLLLIAPSSAVVSRALFIFGDSLVDAGNNDYLVTLSKANAPPYGVDFAFSGGKPTGRFTNGMTIADIMGEALGQKSLAPPYLAPNSSAAMTNSGINYGSGSSGIFDDTGSFYIGRIPLRQQISYFEKTKAQILETMGEEAATDFFKKALFVIAAGSNDILEYLSPSVPFFGREKPDPSSFQDALISNLTFYLKRLNELGARKFVVSDVGPLGCIPYVRALEFMPAGECSASANRVTEGYNKKLKRMVEKMNQEMGPESKFVYTNTYEIVLEFIQNYRQYGFDNAMDPCCGGSFPPFLCIGTANSSSSLCSDRSKYVFWDAFHPTEAANLIVAGKLLDGDAAVASPINVRELFQYEHK is encoded by the exons ATGTACATCAGCCTCTGCAAGCGACGTGTGCACACACAAGAAGCATGGCAATGCCATGTGCATGGGAATATATTCAACCTCAGAGATATCTCTCAGCTTGCAACGTGCAAACACAAGATGGCTTTGTCCCGTGCTCTCTGCTGCTCCTCTCTCATTGCGACGCTGCTGCTCATTGCTCCTTCATCTGCAGTAGTGTCTCGTGCTCTCTTCATCTTTGGAGATTCCCTTGTTGATGCAGGCAACAATGACTATCTTGTGACCCTTTCCAAGGCCAATGCGCCACCGTACGGTGTCGATTTCGCATTCTCCGGTGGCAAGCCGACCGGAAGGTTCACAAATGGGATGACCATTGCAGATATCATGG gtgaagccttggggcagAAATCTCTTGCTCCACCCTACTTGGCCCCAAATTCAAGTGCTGCAATGACGAACAGTGGGATCAACTATGGCTCTGGTTCTTCTGGCATATTTGACGATACTGGTTCTTTTTAT ATTGGACGAATTCCGCTACGACAGCAAATCAGCTACTTTGAAAAGACCAAAGCCCAGATACTGGAAACCATGGGCGAGGAAGCTGCGACTGATTTCTTCAAGAAGGCGCTCTTCGTGATAGCAGCAGGATCCAATGATATTCTGGAGTATCTTTCACCTTCAGTGCCGTTCTTTGGACGAGAGAAGCCTGATCCTTCATCCTTTCAGGATGCCTTGATTTCCAACCTGACATTTTATCTGAAG AGGCTGAATGAACTGGGGGCTAGGAAGTTTGTTGTGTCCGATGTCGGGCCACTAGGTTGTATACCGTACGTTCGTGCTCTGGAGTTCATGCCTGCAGGGGAGTGTTCAGCATCTGCGAACCGTGTCACTGAAGGTTACAACAAGAAACTGAAGAGGATGGTCGAAAAGATGAACCAGGAAATGGGTCCGGAGAGTAAATTCGTGTACACGAACACGTACGAGATCGTGCTGGAGTTTATTCAGAACTACCGTCAGTATG GTTTCGACAACGCGATGGACCCGTGCTGCGGCGGCAGCTTCCCTCCGTTTCTCTGCATCGGCACGGCCAACTCCAGCTCCTCGCTGTGCAGTGACCGCTCAAAGTACGTGTTCTGGGACGCGTTCCACCCGACGGAGGCCGCCAACCTCATCGTCGCCGGCAAGCTCCTCGACGGGGATGCAGCAGTGGCGTCCCCCATCAACGTCCGCGAGCTGTTCCAGTACGAGCACAAATGA
- the LOC117863742 gene encoding uncharacterized protein, which produces MHTKLGETRPRVGSPPASSTPPMEPAAAAAGWPEKLPGHDPEAAARAVEAAAEAALRRAAPWPRVSATAAGLVAVGLGGAALLVWWALAFHPAHARLWMVPAGLVLLGTPVMAWLSLLASGPCGRQPSPPPGAGAYASV; this is translated from the coding sequence atgcacacaaagCTTGGTGAGACCCGGCCGCGTGTCGGCTCCCCACCAGCTAGTTCCACTCCCCCCATGgagcccgccgcggcggccgcggggtgGCCAGAGAAACTGCCGGGCCACGACCCCGAAGCAGCCGCGCGCGCCGTCGAGGCGGCAGCGGAGGCCGccctgcggcgggcggcgccgtgGCCGCGGGTGTCCGCCACGGCAGCGGGCCTCGTCGCGGTggggctcggcggcgcggcgctgctGGTGTGGTGGGCGCTGGCGTTCCACCCGGCGCACGCGCGGCTCTGGATGGTGCCCGCGGGGCTCGTCCTCCTCGGCACCCCCGTCATGGCCTGGCTCTCCCTCCTCGCCTCCGGCCCGTGCGGCCGccagccctcgccgccgcccggcgctgGCGCGTATGCATCAGTTTAG